The DNA segment gtggtaaaagagagagagagagagagagagagagagagagagagagagagagagagaggcaggttcCTTTAACAAGTCGTGCAAAGGAAAGcagaaagagaggaggaggaggaagaggaggaggagggaagagaggaggagagtatgctatatgatagaaaagtagagtgaaagaaaggagaagagagcCCTCTCGGCTGCAGCACTTCTTATGACATCAGGTAAAGCCGTTACAAGAGGTGTTGTGCTCATAAATGACCGCAATAACTCGCATATCGTGAAATAAAATCTTGTTCTACAAATACTATTGCTCCCAGATGTGTGGATAtgctatttaataaatatatatttaaatataattagttgtaataataataataataataataataataataataataataataattattattattattattattattattattattattattattgtcttgcgtcttgtgattggctgatctGATCTCATCTGTACACGATTAGATTTCTAAACTCTTCGTTATGATAAGATCGACAGTCAGTGTGTTgcgtttttctctttttattttcttttttaaagaaccAATCAGCTCCTGAGCTCGTGGAGCTCTTCTAATTAATCTTCGGTTTCGGTTCATGGCGCATTTATTAAACGCTTGGGTCATGCTTCAATAGGCGGGTCTCTgcataactttatttatttatgcagaaTTTGGTGTGAAAGGAGATGAGAAGTAGGGGGGAAGATTTGAGGGggggatgtggtgtgtgtgtgtgtgtgtgttgagggtggggggggggggttgtgtgtagTGGCGGTTTGGACCAGCAGTCTGACCAAGTGACCTACAGCCTGATTATGGGTCATTAACTGGAGCCTCAGAGTATTTCAATTACTCAAGAACTTCCAATCAGACAGATAAATTACActggcaccacacacacacttacacacacatacacacacacctcacttaaaCACGAATAAATCATGAGCCTTCCATGAGGAAAATTTGTGAAttttcatacacatacacacacacacacacgcacgcacgcacagatAATGCTCAAGGACGTTCACACAGCCCTGTTTAACATACATGTAACGTGTGGACTCTGGAGAAACTCTGCGAATATCCAAATAAAATAACTCACATGTCAGTGTTCAAATCCTCCCAAAGAGCtccacataaacacagacacacaaagaaaaatatgaaccaccaatacacacacacacacacgcacacacacatacatacacagaggcacctatatacctacacatctAGGCCTGCTGCTCTACCTCTGCTCCCATGTATGATGGAAATACATATCTAGCGCGCAGGTCTGATGTGGCATTATTCCTGGGTGGAGTTTAGTCTTCGAGATGTTTTACCTGCGCGTCACAAGACATAAAACACCTCAATAAATTTTCAAGAAAGTATTTGCAATCGCTTTCGCCAATATATGGGGTTACTGATCCAGGATTAGCTACAGAGGTTTACAAGAAACAGAACTAGCAGAAAAAcagaagtgtttttatttatgaaatatatatatatacaaggtATACGTTctgaatttcttttcattttctcaaaTCGTAAATTTCAGCacatttcaaaaatattttacagaatatGTTGTACAATTTTTATCTGACTGTCGTTTACATTTTTTACGGCTGCAGTTAAATCGCCAGAtagaaaatggataaaaataaataagcctagctacatttttatttatgaagtaaaaatgctaaaatacgttatttatgaaataaaaatgctaaaatacattatttatgaaataaaaatgatttgattgTTTTTCTGTACACTGGACTTCATTGTAACTTGAACCCAGAAGcgttaaataaagatttttattttaatatcctTTATTTTATACTAAAAAGTATGTGCTGGATAATTTCGTAGCATTTCTCTGGAGCCAATCAACGCAAATTAAAGCGATTTTAAagcaatttattcattaaattaaattgtaaaTTTGCGTTTTTGAAACGTTGTTAAACATTTAAGCTTAAAATAAAGCTGGATTTTTTTAGATATACGTCTGAAAGAACACCGCCACCGAATTTTGTCTATTTAGGTGAAGAAAACAAagtaatgttgttgttttatattattattgttgttatttttgtgtgtgtgaaaatactACATTGTCATTAAACGTAAGgaagaaaaagcacaaaaatctGTACGTtaagtacattaaaaaaatgttatgtcAATATACTATAGGAATTTGAGGCTAGTTTTTAGTAAAACTGCATTTgaacacaatacaaaaaaataatagaaaacaaaaatttAAGCTTTAATTTAagcacaaatataaaattgtacTTTGGGTATCTCCAGCGTCCAAACTGTGACATATTGACTTGTAATGTGTCTttagcttctctctctctctctctctctctctctcttcgccTGCACGAGCTTCCAAAGCATAGCCAGTTGTCATGTGACTTTTCAGGGAGAAATCAGATAGATGTCCATGTGCATATTACAAATAAAGAGCAGTTTATTAGCAGGCAATATCAAGCAGACTTTTTTTCACCAAAGAAGagttatgatttaaaaagaagacatttttctGCAGAAAACATGACATGAAATAGTAAAGAGATCCAAACAAAAGCGGTGGTTTGAAACATATCtcgtgtgtatacatatatatactgtacaagaTGAAGGAAattcctgaaatgtttttaatgtgatGTGTTGAAACCTTTCACACAAACTGTAGAGCTCACTACAGAGATGGACATATGGCTGCTGTTGAAACTGTTAAAACGCTGTTATGATAATAAactaataatgaaataaaaatgcacaAGATCCAGACACTAATACTCCTACATAAGCAATTTAAGAAATTAAATTGTTTCCTCTACTTACAAATTTCaaatttccattaaaaaaaataaacagtgaataTTTCCCTAAATGCCTAAAATATGTCCAGTCGAAAAGCATGGCACGCGCACTCCATGCGCGTAAAAAAACGCATAACAAATAATACACACCGAGTagaatatttgtgtatatattccGCGATATTAAGCGTATTAATAATAAACGTTTCCAGAGCTTTAAGAGGGCTGTGGTGCAGTTTAGGAGTGTAATCACCCTGCGAAGaggcttcctcctcctcctctggaCGCCGATTGGCCGAGAAACGTTTCAGTGTGCGGTATAAAGGAACTTCGAGCAGCACAACATGAAGCTGCGACTCACACATCAAACGGAGAAAAATCCACATGAGAGctgcacaaacacaactacaacaGTGCATGGAAActttctcatttcatttttatatccaGCAGGGATTTTGTGGCTGGGACAGACTCACATGCGCGAGAGTTTGCTTTAGATGAGTTTATAAAGCGCTGCGCTGGTTTCTAATGGGACGTTTGCTCGTGCTGGGATGTGCACTATGGAGTCTGCACGCGAGTAAGTAGGTGACTTTCAGAAGTTCTAAACATATTTCAGGTccattgctttaaaaaaattatgttttgcTTGCTATCAGTTCTACACTTtgtgatggacagatagattTCACAGAACCCGGGAAGAAACGAGTGTTGCGCGagttctctttttatttttcacggCAAGTCGATGGTCACTAGAAAAAAATAGGTGCAATCTGATAGAGTGAGGaagggacagaaagagaaagagagaatcaaAAAAGAGCAAAAGCGCGCTCCGTTTTTGCAGGACACTATCATGAGTTTGGTAGGAGGCTTTCCTCACCACCCGGTCGTGCACCATGACGGCTACTCGTCCTCCTTCGCCGCAGCAGCTGCAGCCGCCGCCGCAGCGAGCCGCTGTCATGAGGAAAGCCCTTATTTCCACGGGTGGCTTATCGGACACGCGGACATGTCGCCGCCGCCGGACTACGGCATGGCGCCTTCATCCTACAGCCCCGAATACAGCGCCAATAACGCTGCCGGCGGTGTGTGCGCGCCCGGGCCTGGCTTGGAGCACGGGCCCTACGGAGCAGGCGGCGCGGGAGCACTCGTACCGGGCATGATGGTGGTGCCGCGCGCCGTGAAGCGGAGGCCCACGGCGAACCGGAAGGAGAGACGCAGGACTCAGAGCATCAACAGCGCGTTCGCCGAGCTGCGCGAGTGCATCCCTAACGTGCCCGCAGACACCAAGCTGTCCAAGATAAAAACGTTGCGCCTCGCCACCAGCTACATCGCCTACCTCATGGACATCCTGGACAAACACGAGCAGCACGGCGGCGGCGAGACGGAGGCCTTCAAGGCCGAGTTCAGGAAGGCGGACTccaaagaggagaggaggaagaaagaaacGGTGCgtgttttttcctttcagtTGTTTTTACTTATGAACAAATATTCCAGTGATAAATGGGAAATAATTTGcatgcaacattttttttaattaatatgtaTTGATGCAAAAGACTGAAAGCATATGTGCCATTATAGCTGGAGACCTTTTTTAACAAACCTGGCTGTAGATTTTGACTTGCTGCAaactcgagtgtgtgtgtgtatatactatGTATATATACTATGCTATAAGCTTTAAGTATCTTAAATATACGAGGACCCAGGCCTTTGGCATTTCCTGCACAGATCTGTAACACTTGAAAGTGCATGTCGTGAGAGCAATGCATTATAAATCACGGAAAGTCTTTATAAAGCCCTGGGAAAAGTTTTCAAGTGTAgagcaagaaaataaaaatggcacAACAATAATCAGCGTTATATAGTAAAGCAAGCATCCTAATGCATAAAAATATCTTCAGTGTAACACTGATTTTAGGAAAGTTTTACGTGGTCAGATTGAACACAAAGCTCACAAACTCTGTATTTAATAGATTTCTACTCGTACGTCTGACATTTCTATTATTATCTATTCTTGTATTAATACTGCGTTATCGTAACGTTTCCTCTTTTCAGGCAAACAAAACTTTTAAGAGCTACTAAGATTAgtcagataataataataataagaatattaaTAAGACTATTACTATTTCTCTTTATATTTGTAGGCGATTCAGTTAACATTTAGGGATATTTAAGGCAACCggttttcttttacttttctctctctctcgttatttttttctattaaagaaAACAAGACATTATTTTGTGTCATAGGTAATGCGTGCAAATTATAGTAGGTAGAGTTTAAGATTATAAtacattttgtaaatataatatttatttattcaggaaaCTCGCTCAAGTTTGCAGCATGAATTTtattcttgtttgttttgttttgtttttgcattagTTCTTGTACATGACAACATATGAAACACTGTTTGATTTAAAAGATAATTTAACTCGAAAAATGTGAGAGTTACTGGGAAGTACAGGCTTTTATCCTTACGGTAGTGGCTATACCACATGGCAGTTTCTACATTTCGCCACATTTTCATGACAGTATTTTGCACAAACAGTTATTGAATATACCTTGAATATAGCTAGCACAAGTTGTACTTTCAAGGCAGGTAATACAATGAACGCACGTGTTAAATTTACTGGTATAGGGGTTTGGTTTTGTTACGGGCCATGTCAATAAAAGGATGCTTTTTCTTGTGTTTGGAACAGAATGAAGTTTTGAAATGTTCAGGGAGCAGCAATGACAAGAAACCCAAAGGGAGAACTGGTTGGCCGCAACACGTCTGGGCTTTGGAACTGAAACAG comes from the Hemibagrus wyckioides isolate EC202008001 linkage group LG03, SWU_Hwy_1.0, whole genome shotgun sequence genome and includes:
- the hand2 gene encoding heart- and neural crest derivatives-expressed protein 2; protein product: MSLVGGFPHHPVVHHDGYSSSFAAAAAAAAAASRCHEESPYFHGWLIGHADMSPPPDYGMAPSSYSPEYSANNAAGGVCAPGPGLEHGPYGAGGAGALVPGMMVVPRAVKRRPTANRKERRRTQSINSAFAELRECIPNVPADTKLSKIKTLRLATSYIAYLMDILDKHEQHGGGETEAFKAEFRKADSKEERRKKETNEVLKCSGSSNDKKPKGRTGWPQHVWALELKQ